From Delphinus delphis chromosome X, mDelDel1.2, whole genome shotgun sequence, a single genomic window includes:
- the RLIM gene encoding E3 ubiquitin-protein ligase RLIM isoform X1, with protein sequence MSYNSQIIFHLFIKMESSDSNDKGSGDQSAAQRRSQMDRLDREEAFYQFVNNLSEEDYRLMRDNNLLGTPGESTEEELLRRLQQIKEGPPPQNSDENRGGDSSDDVSNGDSIIDWLNSVRQTGNTTRSGQRGNQSWRAVSRTNPNSGDFRFSLEINVNRNNGSQNPENENELSARRSSGESMDNNSQRQVENPRSESTSARPPRSERNSTESLTGEAPPTRGQRRARSRSPDHRRTRARAERSRSPLHPMSEIPRRSHHSISSQTFEHPLVNETEGSSRTRHHVTLRQQISGPDLLSRGLFAASGTRNASQGAGSSDTTGNGESTGSGQRPPTIVLDLQVRRVRPGEYRQRDSIASRTRSRSQTPNNTVTYESERGGFRRTFSRSERAGVRTYVSTIRIPIRRILNTGLSETTSVAIQTMLRQIMTGFGELSYFMYSDSDSEPSGSVSSRNMERSESRNGRGGSGGSSSSGSSSSSSSSSSSSSSSSSSPSSSSSGESSETSSEVFEGSNEGSSSSGSSGARREGRHRAPVTFDESGSLPFLSLAQFFLLNEDDDDQPRGLTKEQIDNLAMRSFGENDALKTCSVCITEYTEGNKLRKLPCSHEYHVHCIDRWLSENSTCPICRRAVLASGNRESVV encoded by the exons aTAATTTTCCACTTGTTCATCAAGATGGAAAGCTCAGATTCTAACGATAAAGGAAGCGGTGATCAGTCTGCAGCACAGCGCAGAAGTCAGATGGACCGATTGGATCGGGAAGAAGCTTTCTATCAATTTGTAAATAACCTCAGTGAAGAAGATTATAGGCTTATGAGGGATAACAATTTGCTAGGCACCCCAG gtGAAAGTACTGAGGAAGAGTTGCTGAGAAGACTACAACAAATTAAAGAGGGCCCACCACCACAAAACTCAGATGAAAATAGAG gtggAGACTCTTCAGATGATGTGTCTAATGGTGACTCTATAATAGACTGGCTTAACTCCGTCAGACAAACTGGAAATACGACAAGAAGTGGGCAAAGAGGAAACCAATCTTGGAGAGCAGTGAGCCGGACTAATCCAAACAGTGGTGATTTCAGATTCAGTTTAGAGATCAATGTTAACCGTAATAATGGGAGCCAAAATCCAGAGAATGAAAATGAGCTATCTGCAAGACGTTCTAGTGGAGAAAGTATGGACAACAACAGCCAAAGGCAAGTGGAAAATCCACGATCTGAATCAACATCTGCAAGGCCACCCAGATCAGAACGAAATTCAACTGAATCATTAACAGGAGAAGCCCCACCTACCAGAGGTCAGAGAAGGGCAAGAAGTAGGAGCCCAGACCATCGGAGGACCCGAGCAAGAGCTGAAAGAAGTAGATCACCTCTGCATCCAATGAGTGAAATTCCACGAAGATCTCATCATAGTATCTCATCTCAGACTTTTGAGCATCCTTTGGTAAATGAGACTGAGGGAAGTTCTAGAACCCGGCACCACGTGACATTGAGACAGCAAATAAGTGGACCTGACTTGCTAAGTAGAGGTCTCTTTGCAGCTTCTGGAACCAGAAATGCCTCACAAGGAGCAGGGTCTTCAGATACAACTGGCAATGGTGAATCTACAGGATCAGGCCAGAGACCTCCAACCATAGTTCTTGATCTTCAAGTAAGAAGAGTTCGTCCTGGAGAATATCGGCAGAGAGATAGCATAGCTAGCAGAACTCGGTCAAGGTCTCAGACGCCAAACAACACTGTCACTTATGAAAGTGAACGAGGAGGTTTTAGGCGTACGTTTTCACGTTCTGAGCGAGCAGGTGTGAGAACCTATGTCAGTACCATCAGAATTCCGATTCGTAGAATCTTAAATACTGGTTTAAGTGAGACTACATCTGTTGCAATTCAGACCATGTTAAGGCAGATAATGACAGGTTTTGGTGAGTTAAGCTACTTTATGTACAGTGATAGTGATTCAGAGCCTAGTGGCTCAGTCTCAAGTCGAAATATGGAAAGGTCAGAGTCACGGAATGGAAGAGGGGGTTCTGGTGGTAGTAGCAGTTCTGGTTCGAGTTCCAGTTCAAGTTCCAGTTCTAGTTCCAGTTCTAGTTCCAGTTCCAGTCCTAGTTCCAGTTCCAGTGGTGAAAGTTCAGAGACTAGCTCAGAGGTATTTGAAGGCAGTAATGAAGGAAGCTCATCATCAGGCTCATCAGGTGCCAGGCGAGAGGGTCGACACAGGGCCCCAGTAACATTTGATGAAAGTGGCTCTTTGCCCTTCCTTAGTCTGGCTCAGTTTTTCCTCTtaaatgaggatgatgatgaccAACCTAGAGGACTCACCAAAGAACAGATTGACAACTTGGCAATGAGAAGTTTTGGTGAAAACGATGCATTAAAAACCTGTAGTGTTTGCATTACAGAATACACAGAAGGCAACAAACTTCGTAAACTACCTTGTTCCCATGAGTACCATGTCCACTGCATCGATCGCTGGTTATCTGAGAATTCTACTTGTCCTATATGTCGCAGAGCAGTCTTAGCTTCTGGTAACAGAGAAAGCGTTGTGTGA
- the RLIM gene encoding E3 ubiquitin-protein ligase RLIM isoform X2, whose protein sequence is MESSDSNDKGSGDQSAAQRRSQMDRLDREEAFYQFVNNLSEEDYRLMRDNNLLGTPGESTEEELLRRLQQIKEGPPPQNSDENRGGDSSDDVSNGDSIIDWLNSVRQTGNTTRSGQRGNQSWRAVSRTNPNSGDFRFSLEINVNRNNGSQNPENENELSARRSSGESMDNNSQRQVENPRSESTSARPPRSERNSTESLTGEAPPTRGQRRARSRSPDHRRTRARAERSRSPLHPMSEIPRRSHHSISSQTFEHPLVNETEGSSRTRHHVTLRQQISGPDLLSRGLFAASGTRNASQGAGSSDTTGNGESTGSGQRPPTIVLDLQVRRVRPGEYRQRDSIASRTRSRSQTPNNTVTYESERGGFRRTFSRSERAGVRTYVSTIRIPIRRILNTGLSETTSVAIQTMLRQIMTGFGELSYFMYSDSDSEPSGSVSSRNMERSESRNGRGGSGGSSSSGSSSSSSSSSSSSSSSSSSPSSSSSGESSETSSEVFEGSNEGSSSSGSSGARREGRHRAPVTFDESGSLPFLSLAQFFLLNEDDDDQPRGLTKEQIDNLAMRSFGENDALKTCSVCITEYTEGNKLRKLPCSHEYHVHCIDRWLSENSTCPICRRAVLASGNRESVV, encoded by the exons ATGGAAAGCTCAGATTCTAACGATAAAGGAAGCGGTGATCAGTCTGCAGCACAGCGCAGAAGTCAGATGGACCGATTGGATCGGGAAGAAGCTTTCTATCAATTTGTAAATAACCTCAGTGAAGAAGATTATAGGCTTATGAGGGATAACAATTTGCTAGGCACCCCAG gtGAAAGTACTGAGGAAGAGTTGCTGAGAAGACTACAACAAATTAAAGAGGGCCCACCACCACAAAACTCAGATGAAAATAGAG gtggAGACTCTTCAGATGATGTGTCTAATGGTGACTCTATAATAGACTGGCTTAACTCCGTCAGACAAACTGGAAATACGACAAGAAGTGGGCAAAGAGGAAACCAATCTTGGAGAGCAGTGAGCCGGACTAATCCAAACAGTGGTGATTTCAGATTCAGTTTAGAGATCAATGTTAACCGTAATAATGGGAGCCAAAATCCAGAGAATGAAAATGAGCTATCTGCAAGACGTTCTAGTGGAGAAAGTATGGACAACAACAGCCAAAGGCAAGTGGAAAATCCACGATCTGAATCAACATCTGCAAGGCCACCCAGATCAGAACGAAATTCAACTGAATCATTAACAGGAGAAGCCCCACCTACCAGAGGTCAGAGAAGGGCAAGAAGTAGGAGCCCAGACCATCGGAGGACCCGAGCAAGAGCTGAAAGAAGTAGATCACCTCTGCATCCAATGAGTGAAATTCCACGAAGATCTCATCATAGTATCTCATCTCAGACTTTTGAGCATCCTTTGGTAAATGAGACTGAGGGAAGTTCTAGAACCCGGCACCACGTGACATTGAGACAGCAAATAAGTGGACCTGACTTGCTAAGTAGAGGTCTCTTTGCAGCTTCTGGAACCAGAAATGCCTCACAAGGAGCAGGGTCTTCAGATACAACTGGCAATGGTGAATCTACAGGATCAGGCCAGAGACCTCCAACCATAGTTCTTGATCTTCAAGTAAGAAGAGTTCGTCCTGGAGAATATCGGCAGAGAGATAGCATAGCTAGCAGAACTCGGTCAAGGTCTCAGACGCCAAACAACACTGTCACTTATGAAAGTGAACGAGGAGGTTTTAGGCGTACGTTTTCACGTTCTGAGCGAGCAGGTGTGAGAACCTATGTCAGTACCATCAGAATTCCGATTCGTAGAATCTTAAATACTGGTTTAAGTGAGACTACATCTGTTGCAATTCAGACCATGTTAAGGCAGATAATGACAGGTTTTGGTGAGTTAAGCTACTTTATGTACAGTGATAGTGATTCAGAGCCTAGTGGCTCAGTCTCAAGTCGAAATATGGAAAGGTCAGAGTCACGGAATGGAAGAGGGGGTTCTGGTGGTAGTAGCAGTTCTGGTTCGAGTTCCAGTTCAAGTTCCAGTTCTAGTTCCAGTTCTAGTTCCAGTTCCAGTCCTAGTTCCAGTTCCAGTGGTGAAAGTTCAGAGACTAGCTCAGAGGTATTTGAAGGCAGTAATGAAGGAAGCTCATCATCAGGCTCATCAGGTGCCAGGCGAGAGGGTCGACACAGGGCCCCAGTAACATTTGATGAAAGTGGCTCTTTGCCCTTCCTTAGTCTGGCTCAGTTTTTCCTCTtaaatgaggatgatgatgaccAACCTAGAGGACTCACCAAAGAACAGATTGACAACTTGGCAATGAGAAGTTTTGGTGAAAACGATGCATTAAAAACCTGTAGTGTTTGCATTACAGAATACACAGAAGGCAACAAACTTCGTAAACTACCTTGTTCCCATGAGTACCATGTCCACTGCATCGATCGCTGGTTATCTGAGAATTCTACTTGTCCTATATGTCGCAGAGCAGTCTTAGCTTCTGGTAACAGAGAAAGCGTTGTGTGA